A stretch of Miscanthus floridulus cultivar M001 chromosome 13, ASM1932011v1, whole genome shotgun sequence DNA encodes these proteins:
- the LOC136499644 gene encoding uncharacterized protein codes for MPEARVVGKRAISPLGSAAMVEQAAVEAMPPPLQRTEGAPGSIEDRPAPMDTEATPLPPPPPLQTRFAMAKRLPPRSSRKRPTDELPLAPLKALKASPGSSAHWVAEAQAAIQRGAASARVDPKEPAAQGGAAEAAPTQTREGALPPHGGEAHESDGANVPLVTEAPRVSEAEATEDRAPKTTETAVAAVSASAFSEATMAEVGAPKTVEAIVSEAGAPETTKAVVMAARPSVQEAEMKAAEASVMPLVQGLPLLRESAREAEVYPISSDNTSRAWEAVDAEDAGVVEQPAPILDEGNSALVWARPEPRG; via the exons cggtggaggcgatgccaccgcccctgcagaggaccgaaggggcaccGGGGTCCATCGAGGACCGACCGGcaccgatggatacggaggcgacgcctctgccgccgcctccgccgttgcagaCGAGGTTTGccatggcgaagcggttgccaccccgttcaag tcggaagcggcctacgGACGAGCTCCCCttagcgccccttaaggcgcttaaggcgagccccggctcctccgcccactgggtggcagaggcaCAAGCTGCTAtacaacgcggcgcggcgtcggcgagggtcgacccgaaggagccggccgcccaaggaggggctgctgaggcggcccctacacagacgagggagggagcgcttccgccccatgggggcgaggctcacgagtcagatggggccaaCGTGCCCTTGGTTACCGAGGCCCCcagggtctccgaggctgaggcgacggaggacagggcacccaagaccaccgagaccgcagtggccgcggTCAGTGCTTCTGCGTTCTCTGAGGCCACAATGGCAGAggtcggagcccccaagaccgTTGAGGCCATAGTctcggaggccggagcccccgagaccaccaaGGCCGttgtgatggcggcgaggccgtctgtccaggaggcggagatgaaggcggcggaggcctcggtgatgcccttggttcaggggctGCCGCtattgcgagagagcgcccgggaggcggaggtctatccgatctcctctgaCAATACTTCCCGGGCGTGGGAGgcggtcgacgccgaggatgccggGGTCGTGGAACAGCCAGCGCCGATCTTGGACGAGGGAAACTCAGCCCTCGTGTGGGCACGACCCGAGCCTCGTGGGtag